A window of the Synechococcus sp. LTW-R genome harbors these coding sequences:
- the aspS gene encoding aspartate--tRNA ligase, with product MRSHGCGDLRQSATGQAVQLCGWVDRSRDHGGVIFIDLRDRSGTVQITVDPDNGAEMFAVAEHLRNETVIQVEGKVRERPADAINDKLPTGQIEVLASAITVLNSVKGNLPFAVSVHDEENTREELRLRHRYLDLRRERMNSNLRLRAQTIQAARRFLEEQGFIEVETPVLTRSTPEGARDYILPSRVCGGEWFALPQSPQLFKQLLMVGGIERYYQVARCFRDEDLRADRQPEFTQLDMEMSFMDQEQILELNESLITAIWKSVKGIDLPRPFPRLTWHDAMERYGTDRPDTRYGMELVNVSDLVADMGFKVFSGAVASGGSVKCIAVPGGNDAVSNVRIKPGGDVFSEAQKAGAGGLAFIRVREGGEIDTIGAIKDNLSDEKKAELLERTGAKPGTLILFGAGDTATVNKALDRVRQYLARELGMVKADGENDSWNFLWVVDFPMFEFNADENRYEALHHPFCAPNTDDLGSDASQWAQTLPGARAQAYDLVLNGLELGGGSLRIHDSALQRQVLETVGLPLEEANAQFGFLMEALDMGAPPHGGLAFGLDRMVMLLAGEESIRDTIAFPKTQQARCLMTNAPGGVAEKQLQELHVASTWVDEED from the coding sequence ATGCGCAGCCACGGATGCGGCGACCTGCGTCAGAGCGCCACCGGCCAGGCTGTGCAGCTGTGCGGCTGGGTGGACCGCAGCCGTGACCACGGCGGTGTGATCTTCATCGACCTGCGCGACCGCAGCGGCACCGTTCAGATCACCGTCGACCCCGACAACGGCGCCGAGATGTTCGCCGTGGCGGAACATCTCCGCAACGAGACCGTCATCCAGGTGGAAGGGAAGGTGCGCGAGCGCCCCGCCGATGCGATCAACGACAAGCTCCCCACCGGCCAAATCGAGGTGCTGGCCAGCGCCATCACCGTCCTGAACAGCGTCAAGGGCAACCTGCCCTTCGCGGTCTCGGTGCACGACGAGGAGAACACCCGCGAAGAGCTGCGGCTGCGCCACCGCTACCTGGACCTGCGCCGCGAGCGCATGAACAGCAACCTGAGGTTGCGGGCCCAGACCATCCAGGCGGCGCGCCGCTTCCTCGAAGAGCAGGGCTTCATCGAGGTGGAAACCCCGGTCCTGACCCGCTCCACCCCTGAGGGCGCCCGCGACTACATCCTCCCCAGCCGTGTCTGCGGCGGCGAGTGGTTTGCCCTGCCCCAATCCCCTCAGCTGTTCAAGCAGTTGCTGATGGTGGGCGGCATCGAGCGCTACTACCAAGTGGCGCGCTGCTTCCGCGATGAGGACCTGCGGGCCGATCGCCAGCCGGAATTCACCCAGCTGGACATGGAGATGAGCTTCATGGATCAAGAGCAGATCCTGGAGCTCAATGAATCCCTGATCACGGCCATCTGGAAGAGCGTGAAAGGCATTGATCTGCCCCGCCCCTTCCCGCGGCTGACCTGGCACGACGCCATGGAGCGCTATGGCACCGATCGCCCCGACACCCGCTACGGCATGGAGCTGGTGAACGTCAGCGACCTCGTGGCCGACATGGGCTTCAAGGTCTTCAGCGGCGCCGTGGCCTCCGGCGGCTCGGTCAAATGCATCGCCGTCCCTGGCGGCAATGACGCCGTCTCCAACGTGCGCATCAAGCCCGGCGGGGACGTCTTCAGCGAAGCGCAAAAAGCGGGGGCCGGTGGTCTGGCCTTCATCCGGGTCCGCGAAGGCGGCGAGATCGACACGATCGGTGCCATCAAGGACAACCTCAGCGACGAGAAGAAGGCCGAACTGCTCGAGCGCACCGGCGCCAAGCCCGGCACCTTGATCCTGTTTGGTGCGGGCGACACCGCCACCGTGAACAAGGCCCTGGACCGCGTGCGCCAGTACCTGGCCCGGGAACTGGGCATGGTCAAAGCCGACGGCGAGAACGACAGCTGGAACTTCCTCTGGGTGGTGGATTTCCCAATGTTCGAGTTCAACGCGGACGAGAACCGCTACGAGGCGCTGCACCATCCCTTCTGCGCCCCCAATACGGATGATTTGGGCAGCGATGCCAGCCAGTGGGCCCAGACCCTGCCCGGGGCCCGCGCCCAGGCCTATGACCTGGTGCTCAACGGCCTTGAGCTCGGCGGCGGCTCCCTGCGCATCCACGACTCGGCGCTGCAGCGCCAGGTGTTGGAAACCGTGGGCCTGCCCCTCGAAGAAGCCAATGCCCAGTTCGGCTTCCTGATGGAAGCCCTCGACATGGGCGCCCCGCCGCACGGCGGCTTGGCCTTTGGCCTGGACCGGATGGTGATGCTGCTGGCGGGCGAGGAGTCGATCCGCGACACCATCGCCTTCCCCAAGACCCAGCAGGCACGCTGCCTGATGACCAACGCCCCCGGCGGTGTGGCCGAGAAGCAGCTGCAGGAGCTGCATGTGGCCAGCACCTGGGTGGACGAAGAGGACTGA
- the gcvT gene encoding glycine cleavage system aminomethyltransferase GcvT, with product MAASPSLQRTPLFDAAREAGGRMVPFAGWEMAVQFSGLIDEHQAVRSHCGLFDISHMGVLRLRGANVKDAMQGLVPSDLFRIGPGEACYSVLLNAEGGIRDDLIIYDRGWLESKQVHELVLVINAACAESDTAWMRSQLEPAGIELIDLKGSGTLLALQGPDAAQHLEALAGCTLAGLPRFGHRELTLPGIGEAFVGRTGYTGEDGFELLLSAEAGQHFWRTCLERGVKPCGLGARDTLRLEAGMHLYGSDMDARTSPLEASLGWLVHLEMPKDFIGRPVLEQQTADGLKRRLVGLKLQGRAIPRHGYPVLQDGEVVGTVTSGTWSPSLQAGIALASVATGAAKLGTPLAVEIRGKAEAAEVVRRPFYRR from the coding sequence ATGGCCGCTTCGCCTTCCCTCCAGCGCACGCCCCTGTTCGATGCGGCGCGGGAGGCGGGCGGCCGAATGGTGCCCTTCGCCGGCTGGGAGATGGCCGTGCAATTCAGCGGCTTGATCGACGAGCACCAGGCCGTGCGCAGCCACTGCGGCCTCTTTGACATCTCCCATATGGGTGTCCTGCGGCTGCGGGGAGCGAACGTCAAGGACGCCATGCAGGGCCTCGTGCCCAGCGATCTCTTTCGGATCGGTCCCGGCGAAGCCTGCTATTCCGTCCTGCTCAATGCCGAGGGGGGCATCCGGGACGACCTGATCATTTACGACCGGGGCTGGCTGGAGAGCAAGCAGGTCCATGAGCTCGTGCTGGTCATCAATGCCGCCTGCGCCGAAAGCGATACGGCCTGGATGCGCAGCCAATTGGAGCCGGCAGGCATCGAACTGATCGACCTGAAGGGATCCGGCACGCTCCTGGCCCTCCAGGGACCGGATGCCGCACAGCACCTGGAGGCACTGGCCGGCTGCACCCTGGCCGGACTCCCGCGCTTTGGCCACCGCGAGCTGACACTGCCTGGCATCGGCGAGGCTTTTGTGGGCCGCACCGGTTACACCGGAGAGGACGGCTTTGAGCTGCTGCTCTCCGCGGAGGCCGGGCAACACTTCTGGCGGACCTGCCTCGAGCGGGGCGTGAAACCCTGCGGCCTCGGCGCCCGCGACACCCTGCGCCTGGAAGCCGGCATGCATCTCTATGGCAGTGACATGGATGCCCGCACCTCCCCCTTGGAGGCCAGCCTGGGCTGGCTGGTGCATCTGGAGATGCCCAAGGACTTCATCGGCCGCCCGGTCCTCGAGCAACAAACCGCGGACGGTCTCAAGCGACGCCTGGTCGGACTGAAGCTCCAGGGCCGGGCCATCCCCCGCCATGGCTATCCGGTCCTGCAGGACGGAGAGGTGGTTGGAACCGTCACCAGCGGCACCTGGTCCCCGAGCCTGCAGGCCGGGATTGCCCTGGCCAGCGTGGCCACCGGCGCCGCCAAGCTCGGGACTCCCCTCGCGGTCGAAATTCGGGGCAAGGCCGAAGCCGCAGAGGTGGTGCGGCGCCCCTTCTACCGGCGCTAA
- a CDS encoding cyclic nucleotide-binding domain-containing protein, which translates to MVTSTVATPIELMSAQVDSETLSFPTGAAIFSSGQSANAIYGVRRGIVEVIDGSGAKLCCRPGELFSYEDIVWKDGVYRNDAVARTPVELVKLDRLRFLNLLHNHPTLAVQLIAQQHERLREQRASGTCAY; encoded by the coding sequence ATGGTCACTTCCACCGTCGCGACTCCGATTGAGCTGATGTCCGCCCAGGTGGACTCCGAGACCCTCTCGTTCCCCACGGGGGCCGCGATCTTCAGCAGCGGCCAGAGCGCCAACGCCATCTATGGCGTGCGGCGCGGCATCGTCGAAGTGATTGATGGCAGCGGTGCCAAGCTCTGCTGCCGCCCCGGCGAGCTCTTCAGCTACGAGGACATCGTCTGGAAGGACGGGGTCTACCGCAATGACGCCGTCGCCCGGACCCCAGTGGAGTTGGTGAAGCTCGACCGCCTGCGCTTCCTGAACCTGCTGCACAACCACCCCACCCTGGCGGTGCAGCTGATTGCCCAACAGCACGAGCGGCTGCGGGAGCAGCGCGCCAGCGGCACCTGCGCCTACTGA
- the speB gene encoding agmatinase, which yields MNDLFDSDGAIYMGSQRDPAGCRVGLFGVPYDGTTSFRPGTRFGPAAIREVSPGLESYCPQLDRDLEELAIADLGAVDIPFGAPEPVVAAVKQATEAVLGLGLKPLMLGGEHSISSGAVAAVAEQHPDLVLVQLDAHADLRHEWLGANHSHACAMRRCLEVLPSQQLLQIAIRSGTREEFSELRQTGRLVAIARMAEALKPLRGKPLYLTVDLDWFDPAVMAGTGTPEPGGFLWSDFAALVNELRHHNLVAADVVELAPMLDPTGVSSVLAAKVVRSLLFLLDR from the coding sequence ATGAACGACCTCTTTGACAGCGACGGCGCCATTTACATGGGCAGCCAGCGGGATCCCGCCGGCTGCCGGGTGGGCCTGTTTGGCGTGCCCTACGACGGCACCACCTCCTTCCGGCCCGGGACCCGCTTTGGGCCAGCCGCCATCCGCGAAGTCAGCCCGGGCCTCGAGAGCTACTGCCCCCAGCTCGACCGGGATCTCGAGGAGTTGGCCATCGCCGACCTCGGCGCCGTGGACATCCCCTTTGGCGCCCCCGAGCCGGTGGTCGCCGCCGTGAAGCAGGCCACCGAAGCGGTCCTGGGGCTGGGCCTGAAACCACTGATGCTGGGGGGGGAACACTCGATCAGCTCCGGGGCGGTCGCCGCCGTGGCCGAACAGCACCCCGACCTGGTGCTCGTGCAACTCGATGCCCACGCGGACCTGCGCCACGAATGGCTGGGGGCCAACCACAGCCATGCCTGCGCGATGCGCCGCTGCCTGGAGGTCCTCCCCAGCCAACAGCTGCTGCAGATCGCCATCCGCAGCGGCACCCGCGAGGAGTTTTCAGAGCTGCGCCAGACCGGGCGACTGGTGGCGATCGCGCGAATGGCGGAAGCGCTGAAGCCCCTGCGCGGCAAGCCGCTCTATCTCACGGTGGATCTGGACTGGTTTGACCCGGCCGTGATGGCCGGCACGGGCACCCCGGAACCGGGTGGGTTCCTCTGGAGCGACTTTGCGGCCCTGGTCAATGAGCTCCGTCACCACAACCTGGTGGCGGCCGATGTGGTGGAGCTAGCGCCGATGCTCGATCCCACCGGGGTCAGCAGCGTTCTGGCCGCCAAGGTGGTTCGCAGCCTGCTGTTCCTGCTGGATCGCTGA
- the speE gene encoding polyamine aminopropyltransferase, translating to MADSAAPAPTPGWVDEVFDGVRYGLAGRVIAEDQSPFQRVTIIESERYGKGLLLDGCWMTAERQERHYHESIVHPALCSAAAVERVLVIGGGDGGTARECLRHPGVQHLDMVEIDGLVVEWSQEHLPSIGGGCWSDPRFHLTVGDGIAWAANAADASYDVVIVDGSDPAGPAEGLFNRAFFEQCRRILKPGGVFATQSESPEAFRQVHIDTVKVIREVFGHADPMYGWVPMYPSGWWSWTFAAIDGRRYLEPDPSRAAAVVDGCEIWSPRWQRGAFDAIPAAIERAINA from the coding sequence ATGGCCGACAGTGCCGCTCCCGCTCCGACACCCGGCTGGGTCGACGAAGTCTTTGATGGTGTCCGCTATGGCCTCGCCGGGCGGGTGATTGCCGAGGACCAGTCCCCGTTCCAGCGGGTCACGATCATCGAGAGCGAGCGCTACGGCAAAGGGCTGCTGCTCGACGGCTGCTGGATGACCGCCGAGCGCCAGGAGCGGCACTACCACGAGTCGATCGTGCACCCCGCCCTCTGCAGTGCCGCCGCGGTGGAGCGGGTGCTGGTGATTGGCGGTGGCGATGGCGGCACCGCCCGTGAGTGCCTGCGCCACCCCGGGGTGCAGCACCTGGACATGGTGGAAATCGACGGGCTGGTGGTGGAGTGGAGCCAGGAGCACCTCCCCTCCATCGGAGGAGGCTGCTGGAGTGATCCCCGCTTCCACCTGACCGTTGGCGACGGGATCGCTTGGGCGGCCAACGCCGCGGACGCCAGCTACGACGTCGTCATCGTCGATGGCTCCGATCCGGCGGGCCCCGCCGAAGGCCTGTTCAACCGCGCCTTCTTTGAGCAGTGCCGCCGCATCCTCAAGCCCGGCGGTGTCTTCGCCACCCAAAGCGAATCGCCGGAGGCCTTCCGCCAAGTCCATATCGACACCGTGAAGGTGATCCGCGAGGTCTTTGGCCACGCCGATCCGATGTACGGCTGGGTGCCGATGTACCCGAGTGGTTGGTGGAGTTGGACCTTCGCCGCCATCGACGGCCGCCGCTATCTGGAGCCGGATCCCTCCCGTGCCGCGGCCGTCGTCGATGGCTGTGAGATCTGGAGTCCCCGCTGGCAGCGCGGCGCCTTTGACGCCATCCCCGCCGCCATCGAACGCGCGATCAACGCATGA
- a CDS encoding Coq4 family protein gives MGFRYLDRLASPEQIHGFLELMDLAAGGGESAQNVFELSHRLRKSSPMQLCRKRLARDPEAQRLIQARQLSGPYDTAALKALPKGSLGHTYAAVLGALGYDINFFPEPSFFGNLETDADYINYRVYATHDLHHILTGFSLDNFGELGVISVSVAQFSHPGLAFTDLMALLLNWFRDDTPIDELETHAERAHTAAYAFGRISEGLEMGANAKPLFALPWEQLMERNLAELRQELQIEAVTSGPWSWSSNPEISAVLEGEASFKRGAAVRKSGEISPRPRDGRQCRSRSDTRLGRRSL, from the coding sequence ATGGGTTTTCGCTACCTCGATCGCCTCGCCAGCCCTGAACAGATCCACGGCTTCCTTGAGCTCATGGACCTGGCCGCCGGCGGCGGGGAGTCCGCCCAAAACGTCTTTGAGCTCTCCCACCGGCTGCGGAAGTCCAGCCCGATGCAGCTCTGCCGCAAGCGCCTCGCGCGGGACCCGGAGGCCCAGCGACTCATACAGGCCCGGCAGCTGAGCGGGCCCTACGACACGGCCGCCCTCAAGGCCCTCCCCAAGGGAAGCCTGGGACACACCTACGCCGCCGTGCTGGGGGCCCTGGGCTACGACATCAATTTCTTCCCGGAACCGAGCTTCTTCGGGAACCTCGAAACCGACGCCGACTACATCAACTACCGGGTCTATGCGACCCATGACCTGCACCACATCCTCACGGGATTCAGCCTGGACAACTTCGGCGAATTGGGGGTGATCAGCGTCAGCGTCGCCCAGTTTTCCCACCCCGGATTGGCCTTCACCGACCTGATGGCCCTGCTGCTCAATTGGTTCCGGGATGACACCCCAATCGATGAACTCGAGACCCACGCCGAGCGGGCCCACACGGCGGCCTACGCCTTTGGCCGCATCAGTGAAGGGCTGGAGATGGGGGCCAACGCCAAGCCCCTGTTCGCGTTGCCCTGGGAGCAGCTGATGGAGCGCAACCTCGCGGAATTGCGCCAGGAGCTACAGATCGAGGCGGTGACCAGCGGCCCCTGGAGCTGGAGCAGCAACCCCGAGATCAGTGCGGTCCTGGAGGGCGAGGCGTCGTTCAAGCGGGGGGCGGCGGTGCGCAAATCTGGAGAGATCTCACCGCGCCCTCGCGATGGCCGACAGTGCCGCTCCCGCTCCGACACCCGGCTGGGTCGACGAAGTCTTTGA
- the mazG gene encoding nucleoside triphosphate pyrophosphohydrolase, producing MSDALQELIAVVAKLRDPDGGCPWDLEQTHQSLVPYVLEEAHEVADAIRYGDDAHLKEELGDLLLQVVLHAQIAQEEQRFDLEAIARGISEKLIRRHPHVFGDAVAPDSAAVKETWEAIKASEKGEAPPSASPLSDRLAGKVRGQPALAGAMTISKKAAKAGFEWDAMEGVWEKVHEELDELKEAVASGDKAHAQEELGDVLFTLVNVARWCGIDPESGLAGTNHRFLDRFSRVEAALGGDLQGRSIRELETLWQQAKAQIRSEQQGAV from the coding sequence ATGAGCGATGCCCTTCAAGAGCTGATCGCGGTGGTGGCCAAGCTGCGGGATCCCGATGGGGGCTGCCCCTGGGACCTGGAGCAAACCCACCAGTCCCTCGTCCCCTACGTGCTCGAGGAGGCCCACGAGGTGGCCGACGCCATTCGCTACGGGGATGACGCCCACCTCAAAGAAGAGCTCGGCGACCTCCTATTGCAGGTGGTGCTCCATGCCCAGATCGCCCAGGAGGAGCAGCGCTTCGACCTCGAGGCCATCGCCCGGGGGATCAGCGAGAAATTGATCCGGCGCCACCCCCACGTCTTCGGCGATGCCGTCGCCCCAGACAGCGCGGCGGTGAAGGAAACCTGGGAGGCGATCAAGGCCAGTGAAAAGGGCGAGGCCCCGCCCTCGGCCAGCCCCCTCAGCGACCGCCTGGCCGGCAAGGTGCGTGGTCAACCCGCCCTGGCCGGGGCAATGACCATCTCCAAGAAAGCCGCCAAGGCCGGCTTCGAGTGGGACGCCATGGAGGGGGTCTGGGAGAAGGTCCACGAGGAGCTCGATGAACTCAAGGAAGCGGTGGCCTCAGGGGACAAGGCCCACGCCCAAGAGGAACTCGGGGATGTTCTCTTCACCCTGGTGAACGTGGCCCGATGGTGCGGCATCGACCCGGAGTCCGGGCTGGCCGGCACCAACCACCGCTTCCTCGATCGCTTCTCCCGGGTCGAGGCCGCCCTAGGCGGCGACCTTCAAGGACGCAGCATTCGCGAACTGGAGACCCTCTGGCAGCAGGCCAAGGCCCAGATCCGCAGCGAGCAGCAGGGTGCGGTCTGA
- a CDS encoding bifunctional 2-polyprenyl-6-hydroxyphenol methylase/3-demethylubiquinol 3-O-methyltransferase UbiG, which produces MARLDFDGDYGRHYDQRIRRLIPAYDAHLELAAATLGALVPTAASALVVGPGAGEELPSLLRAMPGATLQLVEPSEQMRGFCSAVIAETQAGERIAWGPNALTEVAGRFDAVICQNVLHLLPPAEQEPVLQQLCARVGPGGVLVLSSFSEEKDADLELWQAIARARFHAQGLESEAIERVMASRNAGVFSLDPDRLATQLRLAQMEPPTPLLQALFNRLWFSRRPRGQ; this is translated from the coding sequence ATGGCACGCCTTGACTTCGATGGCGACTACGGCCGCCACTACGACCAGCGCATTCGCCGGCTCATTCCCGCCTACGACGCCCACCTGGAGCTCGCCGCGGCCACGCTCGGTGCCCTGGTGCCAACGGCCGCATCGGCGCTTGTGGTGGGACCGGGGGCAGGGGAAGAACTGCCAAGCCTGCTGCGGGCCATGCCCGGGGCAACCCTGCAGCTGGTGGAGCCGAGCGAGCAGATGCGCGGGTTTTGCAGCGCCGTGATTGCGGAAACCCAAGCAGGCGAGCGCATCGCCTGGGGGCCCAACGCGCTCACGGAGGTGGCGGGCCGTTTTGACGCGGTGATCTGCCAGAACGTCCTGCACCTGCTGCCACCGGCGGAGCAAGAACCAGTTCTCCAACAGCTCTGTGCCCGCGTCGGCCCAGGGGGGGTGCTGGTGCTCAGCAGCTTCAGTGAAGAGAAGGACGCGGACCTGGAGCTCTGGCAGGCGATCGCCCGCGCCCGCTTCCACGCCCAAGGCCTGGAGTCCGAAGCCATCGAGCGCGTCATGGCCTCCCGCAATGCCGGGGTCTTCTCGCTCGATCCCGATCGCCTGGCCACGCAGTTGCGGCTGGCCCAGATGGAGCCCCCCACGCCACTGCTGCAGGCGCTCTTCAACCGGCTCTGGTTCAGCCGCAGGCCCCGCGGTCAATGA
- a CDS encoding metal-binding protein — protein sequence MASGQQHDRATCWLALPYGLLWWPWLGPLGALVSGLAFLIGGLWLSPDLDTNSRPYQRWGPLRRLWWPYRKALRHRSVLSHSPVLGTLVRVGYLTGLALLLTGLTHPPASTDLLRWLQQQWSRPERLLLVALIGIEASAWLHLLQDGDPMPRMGRRR from the coding sequence ATGGCCAGCGGCCAGCAACACGACCGCGCCACCTGCTGGCTGGCCCTGCCCTACGGACTGCTCTGGTGGCCCTGGTTGGGCCCCCTCGGAGCACTCGTCAGTGGCCTGGCCTTCCTGATCGGCGGCCTCTGGCTCTCCCCCGATCTCGACACGAACTCCCGTCCCTACCAGCGCTGGGGGCCGCTTCGCAGGCTGTGGTGGCCCTACCGGAAGGCCCTGCGCCATCGCTCGGTTCTCTCCCACTCGCCGGTGCTGGGCACCCTGGTGCGCGTCGGTTACCTCACCGGCCTCGCCCTGCTGCTGACAGGCCTCACCCACCCCCCGGCCAGCACGGACCTGCTGCGCTGGCTGCAGCAGCAGTGGAGCCGGCCCGAACGGTTGCTGCTGGTTGCCCTGATCGGGATCGAAGCCAGCGCCTGGTTGCACCTCCTGCAGGACGGGGACCCGATGCCACGGATGGGGAGACGTCGCTAA
- a CDS encoding SulP family inorganic anion transporter: MTFALKEWWGKPHRDILSGLVVAFAMIPEAIAFSGIAGVDPRVGLFGAFMLSVTLAVFGGRTAMITSATGSTALLMTGLVEQGNALGEGMGLQYLLAAGILTGVLQIAWGYLRLAHQMRFVPQPVMAGFVNALAILIFLAQLPQLGLDFFHPEKVAVTAGQLPAVWGLMTLTLAIIYLMPRFTKVVPSALVAILISTGISIRMGLDVPTVSSLGTLPSGLPQFGIPQVPFTTGTLGLILPTALAISLVGLMETFLTQDILDDVTDSSSHKNQEARGQGIGNIVSSFFGGMAGCALVGQSVMNVGYGGRTRLSTLTSGVSLLTMILLASQWVNQIPMATLVGVMVMIAINTANWDSIRSIRRIPKSDTSVMLLTVVVTVLTHNLAVGLLSGVALAGILFSRKVAKVIEVSSELSGSEHRIYRVRGQLFFVSSIYFRQGFELHEHPARVTIDMGEAHIWDQSGVSALDQVIRKLKLGGSQVEVINLNDESLNLFARIGVAEEAGGRGGELSSAH, translated from the coding sequence ATGACTTTCGCCCTCAAAGAATGGTGGGGCAAGCCCCATCGCGACATCCTCTCGGGCCTGGTGGTGGCCTTCGCGATGATCCCGGAGGCCATTGCCTTCTCCGGCATCGCCGGCGTGGACCCACGGGTCGGCCTGTTCGGCGCCTTCATGCTCTCGGTGACCCTCGCCGTGTTCGGCGGGCGCACCGCGATGATCACCTCGGCCACGGGCTCCACCGCCCTCCTGATGACCGGGCTGGTGGAGCAGGGCAACGCCCTCGGCGAAGGCATGGGCCTGCAGTACCTGCTGGCGGCCGGGATCCTGACGGGGGTTCTGCAGATCGCCTGGGGCTACCTGCGGCTGGCCCACCAGATGCGCTTCGTGCCCCAGCCGGTCATGGCGGGCTTTGTGAACGCCCTGGCGATCCTGATCTTCCTGGCGCAACTGCCCCAACTGGGGCTTGATTTCTTCCACCCCGAGAAGGTGGCGGTCACCGCGGGGCAGCTGCCGGCGGTCTGGGGCCTGATGACCCTGACCCTGGCGATCATCTACTTGATGCCGCGCTTCACCAAGGTCGTTCCCTCCGCCCTGGTGGCGATCTTGATCTCGACGGGGATCTCGATTCGCATGGGCCTCGACGTGCCCACCGTGAGCAGCCTCGGCACCCTGCCAAGCGGCCTTCCCCAATTCGGCATCCCGCAGGTTCCCTTCACCACGGGCACCCTGGGCCTGATCCTGCCGACGGCCCTGGCCATTTCCCTGGTGGGCCTGATGGAGACCTTCCTGACCCAGGACATCCTCGACGACGTCACCGACAGCTCATCCCACAAAAACCAGGAGGCCCGCGGCCAAGGCATCGGCAACATCGTCAGTTCGTTCTTCGGCGGCATGGCCGGCTGCGCCCTGGTGGGCCAATCGGTGATGAACGTCGGCTACGGCGGCCGCACCCGCCTCTCCACCCTCACCTCGGGCGTGAGCCTGCTGACGATGATCCTGCTGGCCAGCCAGTGGGTGAATCAGATCCCCATGGCCACCCTGGTGGGCGTGATGGTGATGATCGCCATCAACACCGCCAACTGGGATTCGATCCGCAGCATCCGCCGCATCCCCAAGAGCGACACCTCGGTGATGCTCCTGACGGTGGTGGTCACCGTGTTGACCCACAACCTGGCGGTGGGCCTGCTCTCCGGTGTCGCCCTGGCGGGGATCCTCTTCAGCCGCAAAGTGGCCAAGGTGATCGAGGTCAGCAGCGAGCTCAGCGGCAGCGAGCACCGCATCTACCGCGTCCGCGGTCAGCTGTTCTTCGTCAGCAGCATCTACTTCCGGCAGGGCTTTGAGCTGCACGAGCATCCCGCCCGCGTCACCATCGACATGGGCGAGGCCCACATCTGGGATCAAAGCGGTGTGAGTGCTCTCGACCAGGTGATCCGCAAGCTCAAGCTCGGCGGCAGCCAGGTCGAGGTGATCAACCTCAACGACGAGAGCCTGAACCTGTTCGCCCGGATCGGCGTGGCGGAAGAGGCGGGCGGCCGCGGAGGTGAACTGTCCTCTGCTCACTAA
- a CDS encoding oxidoreductase has product MPWTAADIPDQRGRTALITGANSGLGLESARALAAKGATVLLACRSLEKANKTAAALHAETGGALIPLELDLADLRSVQRAAAEVERLDLLLNNAGVMAPPRTLSRQGFELQFAVNHLGHVALTQALLPLLKQSASGRVVHVSSGAAYFGRIQFDDLQGETRYRPWDAYGQSKLANAMTALELQRQLEQEGSSVLSLVAHPGLARTNLQPTSVAAKNAKLEGLAYRLMDPLFQSAAMGALPQLFAATAPDAKAGVFYGPGGFGNLRGYPTACRMPPRALDAEACARLWSVSAALIGSAPAGDSQ; this is encoded by the coding sequence GTGCCCTGGACCGCCGCTGACATCCCCGATCAACGGGGGCGGACCGCCCTGATCACCGGCGCCAACAGTGGCTTGGGCCTCGAGAGCGCGCGGGCCCTGGCCGCCAAGGGCGCCACCGTGCTGCTGGCCTGCCGCAGCTTGGAGAAGGCGAACAAGACAGCCGCGGCCTTGCACGCGGAAACCGGCGGAGCGCTGATCCCGCTGGAACTGGACCTGGCGGACCTAAGGAGCGTGCAGCGGGCCGCCGCCGAGGTGGAGCGCCTTGATCTGCTGCTCAATAACGCTGGGGTGATGGCACCGCCACGGACCTTGAGCCGCCAGGGCTTCGAGCTGCAATTCGCGGTGAACCACCTGGGCCATGTCGCCTTGACCCAAGCCCTGCTACCCCTGCTGAAGCAGAGCGCCAGCGGCCGGGTCGTGCATGTGAGCTCAGGGGCGGCCTACTTCGGCCGCATCCAATTCGACGATCTGCAGGGCGAGACGCGCTACCGGCCCTGGGATGCCTACGGCCAAAGCAAGCTCGCCAACGCCATGACGGCCCTCGAGCTGCAGCGCCAGCTCGAGCAGGAGGGCTCCAGCGTTCTCTCACTCGTGGCCCACCCGGGGCTAGCCCGCACCAACCTGCAGCCCACCTCCGTGGCCGCCAAAAACGCCAAGCTCGAGGGGCTGGCTTACCGCCTGATGGATCCGCTCTTCCAGAGCGCCGCCATGGGGGCCCTACCCCAGCTCTTTGCGGCGACGGCACCGGACGCCAAGGCCGGGGTGTTCTACGGACCGGGAGGGTTCGGCAACCTGCGGGGCTACCCAACCGCATGCCGCATGCCCCCTCGAGCGCTGGACGCCGAGGCCTGTGCACGCCTCTGGAGCGTCAGTGCAGCACTGATAGGGTCGGCCCCAGCGGGTGATTCCCAGTAG